ATTGCACGCTGCAACATTATGTGCAAGGCTTCAACTAGGCAAGCCCAGTGTTGCATGTATGGCTTCTCAAGAATGCCATGCAAAACAGGGACACTGTAACAAAGTAGCCAGCTCTCAAGTTCCTTGGCCTTCCACCATTTCCGCTCTTTTGTCGGCCTCGGCAATCGCTTCACATCCATTGGTGGCTTAATAGACATAAGCCTGCGGTCCACTATGTGCTGATGTCGgcttattgaacaggcactatcagAATTGAACCACAATTCTAGGAACTGGCGCGCTACCCCCAGCAAGACACAGTGCATATAGTCTGGCACAAAGCTCCACACTATGTTAAAATGGGGCAGGTTTATCAACGGTGACACTGTTTTGACTCCTTGCACAGGCACCCCCCCTTTCAAAGCAATCTCCATGTCATTTAGCATTTGGAGCTCACTTCTTTCTGTGGGTTCAACTTCCTCAACTGGGTATTTAGTTGCCCCGCCAGCTCTCTCACCTCTTTGGAGACACCAATTACATCCAAAATACCCATTAAATTGGGTTACACCTTGCATCGGTGCCCTAGCAACAGAATCTACACTTGAACAGATACAATAGACCTTATATTTTTCAACCCTTCCTTGACGTTGTAATTCAACGCCATTCTCACACAGCTCGTTCATTTTCTCAACAAAAGTACCTTGGAAAAGTGCCATGTTTGGCTTTTCTTTCCAGAACCACAATGCGGCCAGGACCAATTTGGACATTCTTTGCTGTGGAGGGAGCTCATTAACAATTAGCTGGATGGGCCAAATTGATGTCCCACTTGATTTGAAAAGCGGGGTCCCATCTGCATTCAACGAGAAACTGATTCTTGGTCCACAGTGTTGAGATTCGGCTACAAAAGTACGATACATTGTACCATCCCAGATGTCTGAAAATGTCCCATTCGTCGGAAGGGGCTTTGTTAAATCAAGAAGATCACAGTCCTTAAGTAGCCTTTGAAGTTGCGACTCCACATCGAGAGTGACAAAAAAGGGGGCATCCGAAAGGGAAGACACAAAAGTTGTGTGACTGCACTTCGAGCATTTCAAGTAAGAATTTGTCTCAAGACTGCCAATATGCGAAAAGCATCtcggacaaaaaaagaaaaaagtcataGTGGTGCCAGTTTCGCTAAAAAGTTTATGTAGGTGATACTGTGAGTGAGGTAATATAGGTTTATCAAAAATTCTGTTAATTAAATCTATTAAGCTAGTTAAACCCAAAAGAGTCAAATTATTCTTCACAGCATGCTTTAGTGCCATTAGGAGAATATCTCCCTTCGAAAGAACCACTTTCTCAGTGACAAGTTGTGTAAAAAGGTCTCCAAAGCGTGCCTTGCAAGATGGATCAGGCTCTGTCACTGGATCTGCAGCAGGCtgctgaaagtaaaaaaaaaaaaagctttcgtcaATGAAGCTATCACAGAATTCAGTTATAGTGAACCGTGATAAGCCCAATGAATATGAGCAAACAACTCTGTTATTGATCAGTACAAAATATCATGCCTGCTAGGCTGATAACTTTTTACAGACCAACTGGTGAGATATTCtttaaaatgaaagagccagtgaTCTTGAAATGAATCATTCACCAAATCACCGCTACGTGTCCCTCTTAACAGTGCCCAATTTACACAGACATTTTCCAGTACATAAAAGAGCCTGTGAAAGTAGTGCCCTTAAAACCTGACCATAAATCTAGTTATTTCCAGTGAAAACAAACACACCATGTCATCATCTAATGTGAGAAAATCT
The sequence above is drawn from the Rhipicephalus microplus isolate Deutch F79 chromosome 3, USDA_Rmic, whole genome shotgun sequence genome and encodes:
- the LOC119172213 gene encoding uncharacterized protein LOC119172213 isoform X2; the protein is MPAADPVTEPDPSCKARFGDLFTQLVTEKVVLSKGDILLMALKHAVKNNLTLLGLTSLIDLINRIFDKPILPHSQYHLHKLFSETGTTMTFFFFCPRCFSHIGSLETNSYLKCSKCSHTTFVSSLSDAPFFVTLDVESQLQRLLKDCDLLDLTKPLPTNGTFSDIWDGTMYRTFVAESQHCGPRISFSLNADGTPLFKSSGTSIWPIQLIVNELPPQQRMSKLVLAALWFWKEKPNMALFQGTFVEKMNELCENGVELQRQGRVEKYKVYCICSSVDSVARAPMQGVTQFNGYFGCNWCLQRGERAGGATKYPVEEVEPTERSELQMLNDMEIALKGGVPVQGVKTVSPLINLPHFNIVWSFVPDYMHCVLLGVARQFLELWFNSDSACSISRHQHIVDRRLMSIKPPMDVKRLPRPTKERKWWKAKELESWLLCYSVPVLHGILEKPYMQHWACLVEALHIMLQRAISPTELTIAEGLLLEFHVRAELLFGKSVMTFNMHQLTHIAKSVRHWGPLWAHSAFPFEAGNGSLKKAVKAANGIPHQVCRVLQMESMVVELQRQAISPSVAEYCSSFDGTKTQKSVLSSGGYRFFGHGSRRASAGLQPSLHDTTLEFTKYRRMLAKGSIITDSMYASNKRTNSSVVELQNGHFVIVEEIYHGSDNKAYISARKLSCSPVMYNLVAMSHVLKVNHKAANTSLVECSEIRKVVVFVELERASYVCFPPSSFTL
- the LOC119172213 gene encoding uncharacterized protein LOC119172213 isoform X1, whose protein sequence is MQPAADPVTEPDPSCKARFGDLFTQLVTEKVVLSKGDILLMALKHAVKNNLTLLGLTSLIDLINRIFDKPILPHSQYHLHKLFSETGTTMTFFFFCPRCFSHIGSLETNSYLKCSKCSHTTFVSSLSDAPFFVTLDVESQLQRLLKDCDLLDLTKPLPTNGTFSDIWDGTMYRTFVAESQHCGPRISFSLNADGTPLFKSSGTSIWPIQLIVNELPPQQRMSKLVLAALWFWKEKPNMALFQGTFVEKMNELCENGVELQRQGRVEKYKVYCICSSVDSVARAPMQGVTQFNGYFGCNWCLQRGERAGGATKYPVEEVEPTERSELQMLNDMEIALKGGVPVQGVKTVSPLINLPHFNIVWSFVPDYMHCVLLGVARQFLELWFNSDSACSISRHQHIVDRRLMSIKPPMDVKRLPRPTKERKWWKAKELESWLLCYSVPVLHGILEKPYMQHWACLVEALHIMLQRAISPTELTIAEGLLLEFHVRAELLFGKSVMTFNMHQLTHIAKSVRHWGPLWAHSAFPFEAGNGSLKKAVKAANGIPHQVCRVLQMESMVVELQRQAISPSVAEYCSSFDGTKTQKSVLSSGGYRFFGHGSRRASAGLQPSLHDTTLEFTKYRRMLAKGSIITDSMYASNKRTNSSVVELQNGHFVIVEEIYHGSDNKAYISARKLSCSPVMYNLVAMSHVLKVNHKAANTSLVECSEIRKVVVFVELERASYVCFPPSSFTL
- the LOC119172213 gene encoding uncharacterized protein LOC119172213 isoform X3, producing MALKHAVKNNLTLLGLTSLIDLINRIFDKPILPHSQYHLHKLFSETGTTMTFFFFCPRCFSHIGSLETNSYLKCSKCSHTTFVSSLSDAPFFVTLDVESQLQRLLKDCDLLDLTKPLPTNGTFSDIWDGTMYRTFVAESQHCGPRISFSLNADGTPLFKSSGTSIWPIQLIVNELPPQQRMSKLVLAALWFWKEKPNMALFQGTFVEKMNELCENGVELQRQGRVEKYKVYCICSSVDSVARAPMQGVTQFNGYFGCNWCLQRGERAGGATKYPVEEVEPTERSELQMLNDMEIALKGGVPVQGVKTVSPLINLPHFNIVWSFVPDYMHCVLLGVARQFLELWFNSDSACSISRHQHIVDRRLMSIKPPMDVKRLPRPTKERKWWKAKELESWLLCYSVPVLHGILEKPYMQHWACLVEALHIMLQRAISPTELTIAEGLLLEFHVRAELLFGKSVMTFNMHQLTHIAKSVRHWGPLWAHSAFPFEAGNGSLKKAVKAANGIPHQVCRVLQMESMVVELQRQAISPSVAEYCSSFDGTKTQKSVLSSGGYRFFGHGSRRASAGLQPSLHDTTLEFTKYRRMLAKGSIITDSMYASNKRTNSSVVELQNGHFVIVEEIYHGSDNKAYISARKLSCSPVMYNLVAMSHVLKVNHKAANTSLVECSEIRKVVVFVELERASYVCFPPSSFTL